GGAAATAATAGAAGTTTTTCTTTCTTAGAAAAAAGAAGTAATATTAAAAAAGGAACTATGCCAACAATAAGTGATGGAGCTATATTATATGCAGTAGGTCTTGTGCTTTTAATATATGTAGGCTCACTTGTTCAACTTAAATTTAAAATGGCAGGACTTGCTATTACTCAAGTGATGATAATATGCCTTCCTTTCTTATTTGCATATTATATTAAAACTGATTTTAAAAAGACCTTTAGTTTACAAAAAGTAAATTTAAAACAAATATTAGGTGGAATATTAATTTGGATGGGTGGATTTGTTTTAATAAATCTAATAACTCAAATAACACTTTATTTATTTCCACAAAATATGGAGGTTGCAGAGGCTTTAACTGATGCTATAATCATTAAAGATAATTTAGTTTTAAATTTAGCAATAGTAGCTTTAATGCCTGCTATATGTGAAGAAATATTCTTTAGAGGATTTATATTTACATCATTTAAAGGAAAAAGTTCAAGTAAAATAGCTATTATAACTAGTGGCATATTATTTGGATTTATGCATATGGACTTTTTAAGAATTATACCAACATCTATATTAGGAATAATATTTGCTTATACTGTTTATAAATCAGAATCTATATTTATAGCTATGATTCTTCATTTTATAAATAATAGTATAGCAGTATTAGTAAGTCATTATCCAAATAGTGAACTAGTTAAAATGAGTTCATTTATAGAATTAGATTTTAAAAGCCTTAATATAGGAAAGTTTATTATATTAATTTGTATAAGTACTGTATTTATAATTATTGGTATGAGATTATTTAAAAATAAGTCAGCAAAAGAAGTATCAGTTAGAAACTATTAAGTAAAGATAATTTTTAAATTAAAAAATAGCTGAATACACATAAAAAAAGTGGGTAATCATTATAGTATTAAGTAAAGAATTTATATGAGTATATATTGATTATTAGATAAAATAAGCCTATAATCTATATATATAAAATTTGTAAAAGGAGTTATTTTATGAAAGTTACTTTACCAGAATCAGCGATAAAAACATTAAAAGATATATTAAAGGATAATCAAGAAAGACCTCAAAATATAAGAGTATACTTTGCAGGCATGGGTTGTTCAGGAGCATCATTTGGAATAGCACTAGACGAAGAAAGAGAAGATGATATGTGCTATGATATAGAAGGTTTACATTTTATAATGAGCGAAGTCGAATACAGCAAGTATGGAGATGTAATTATAGAAGATACTGGATACGGTTTTAGAGTTGTAGTTGAAAATATGCCAGAAAATACAAGCAGTGGATGTGGTGGAGGATGCTCTGGTTGTGGACACTAAGATATATAAGTTACCTTAAATTTTAAGGTAACTTTTTTACGCTTAAAGATAGTATAATACTTTAAAAAATAGGGATAACTTCAAGAGGTAAGTAATATCAATAAAATGATTTTGAAGTGCTTCGGACACATAGTGGCTCAAGTAATAGATAAAGCTGTTTATGACGTGAAATGTTTATCTGACATATACTTCAAGCTAAGTAAATTTTTTATTTAGCATATTGATTATAAAAAGTTAAGAGTAATATTATATTAAATGGGTATAAATGTAATAAATAGAAAATATGCTTTTACACGTATTGATTATTTATAGGGAAAATGTATATAATATGTATGTACTATGTACATATATATAAATAAGAAAGGATAGGATTTAAATGAAGATAACTTTACCAGAATCAGCAGTGAAGACATTAAAAGATATCTTACAAGACAATCAAGATAGGCCACAAACTATAAGAGTTTATTTTGCAGGCATAGGCTGAGGTGGTCCATCATTTGGTATTGCTCTGGATGAGCAAAAGGATAGCGATGTAGCTTATGAAATAGAGGGGTTACAATTTATAATGGATAAAAATGAATATGAACAACATGGTGATATTGTTATAGAAGATACAGGATTCGGATTTAGAGTAATTTCTGAAAGTATGAAAAATGATGAAGGTGGATGCGGTGGAGGATGTTCTGGCTGCGGACACTAAAATAATTAAAGGAGTGTATTATATGCACTTCTTTTTTTTACGCTTAAGGATATTATAATACTTAAAAAAATGTGGATAAATTCTGAATGTAAGTAATATCAACAAATTGGTTTTGAGTGTAAAAAACATTTTGAAATACTTCGCCCACGCAGTGGCTCAAGCAACGGACGAAGTCGTTGGCGACATGAGTGAGGCGAATTTTTTATGTTATCTATCTTTATTTATCATATTTTTAGATATATTTATTATAAAATTATTAGAATTAGGTTTAGATTTTAATAAAATTTTACCTAATTTTATACAATTATAGATATATAAGTTATTTTGATTTCAATAAATTCGATATGAAACTTAGATATAAATTTTGCAAGAAAATAAGAACGTATAATAGCAAAAAAATACAGTAATAAAAGAGAATATATAATGCAAATTTTGAGAAAAATTTATTCAAGAAATTAAATAAAGCGGATTATTTAGTTAAATTTAGGAGGATATAATGAAGAATTTTTTAAAAAAAATATCTGTATTAACGACAATATGTATTAGTATAACATCTAATAGCTTTATATTTGCAGAAAGTAATGAAGAGATATATTTAAAAGAGGAGAAAGTGATAATTGAAAGTTTAGAGAGCAATATGAGTTATGCACCTCACACAGGTAATGTAAATCTCGATTACTTATACCAAATGATACAACATCATAAATGTGCTCTCGATATGGCGAAAAATTTATTGAATAATGGAGGAGAAAATGAAGAGGTATTACAAATAGCTAAAAATATAATAAAAAATCAAACAATAAGTATAGCTAGTATGGAAAATCTAATGAAAAATTTAATAGAGAATTTAACGCAAGATAAAGCAAGAGAAGAAAAATATTTAAAAGAGTATGAGAAAATTGTAAAAGTAATGATGTGTGGTTTTGAAAATCTTAAGCCAACAGGTAATGTAGATCAAGATTTTTTACAATCAATGATAGTTCATCATCAAGGGGCTATAGACATAGTAAATTCAATAATTAAGTATACTGAAAATGATGAAATTAAAAAAATAGCACAAGAAGAATTAAAAAACCAACAACTAGAAATCGATAATATGAAAAAAATTTTTGATAGTATAAAATAAAAATAAGTAGCCAATAAATTATTATAAAAATATTGGCTACTTATTTTTATTCTCATATTCTAACTTTAATAATATTTCTTTAATATTTATCCTAGCATTATCATATACAATCATATTCATAATATCATACTAAATATAATTATATTTAGTATATCAAATAAATAAATATTTATATATTATATTATATTATAATTAAATATTTAAAGGAAGGGATAGTATGGCTTATAATTATGACAAATTTGATATAAATATGACCGAGTTTGTAAGAGATAATAATATACAAAGTAGTACAGGTTATTTATTAATAACTTCACTTAAAGACAAATTCACCTATGTTTATGAGTATAAAAATAAATGGGAGTTAGAATACAAATGGAGTTCTACAGTTGGAAAAACATCAACACCAACTATAAAAGGTGTATTTAGTGTAGGAACAAAATATCCGGATATAGGTGGAGATACAAGCTCGGTAAAATATGCAACAAATATAGTTGATGATTATTACTATCATTCTATAATATACGATGCTCAAGGACTTACTATAAAAGATGACAGGCTAGGTGTAGAAATAAGTCATGGATGCATAAGACTTGCAACCAGTAGTGCAAAATGGATATATGATAATATTCCAGAAAGAACTCCGATAATTATTAATTAATTTATTGTGTTGGTTAAAACTATACTCTAAATAAAGTAAATTATTTTATATCCTGAAGATCAAAGGTGATAATCTTAGATTATTATATTTGTATTAAGGATTAATATGTAAAATTATAAATTTATAAAAATAAGATGATAATATAAACTCTTTAAATAAATGTTAAAAATAATACTATAGTAGTATAATAGATAGTGGGGAAAAATAAAAGTATATATGAGGTGAGTTTATGACCAATAAATATTATTGTCCGTATTGTAAAGGGAAGCTAGATGTCTTAGATGGCTGAGGAACAATAAATTATTATTGCATGGAGTGCAATATGTTAATTTCAAGAAATAAAATATTAACTGAAGAAGAAGTTGAAGAAAATGAAGATAAAAAATAACCGAATGTAATATAAAAAGTTGATGTTTAAATTTAAACACCAACTTTTTTATGCTTAAAGATGCTAAACTATTTAAAAAAAGTGGATAATTTCTAAATGCAA
The Romboutsia ilealis genome window above contains:
- a CDS encoding L,D-transpeptidase, giving the protein MAYNYDKFDINMTEFVRDNNIQSSTGYLLITSLKDKFTYVYEYKNKWELEYKWSSTVGKTSTPTIKGVFSVGTKYPDIGGDTSSVKYATNIVDDYYYHSIIYDAQGLTIKDDRLGVEISHGCIRLATSSAKWIYDNIPERTPIIIN
- a CDS encoding Fe-S cluster assembly protein HesB; translated protein: MKVTLPESAIKTLKDILKDNQERPQNIRVYFAGMGCSGASFGIALDEEREDDMCYDIEGLHFIMSEVEYSKYGDVIIEDTGYGFRVVVENMPENTSSGCGGGCSGCGH
- a CDS encoding DUF305 domain-containing protein; translated protein: MKNFLKKISVLTTICISITSNSFIFAESNEEIYLKEEKVIIESLESNMSYAPHTGNVNLDYLYQMIQHHKCALDMAKNLLNNGGENEEVLQIAKNIIKNQTISIASMENLMKNLIENLTQDKAREEKYLKEYEKIVKVMMCGFENLKPTGNVDQDFLQSMIVHHQGAIDIVNSIIKYTENDEIKKIAQEELKNQQLEIDNMKKIFDSIK